Proteins encoded in a region of the Nocardia asteroides genome:
- a CDS encoding VOC family protein gives MLRGMATSTFYADDLEAAKDWYTEFFGVEPYYHVPNGYYEFRIGDYQHEFGLVNRAYAPEGARNAPGGAIVNWHVDDLQATFDRLLELGATVYDPITPRGNDGSFVTAAVVDPFGNVLGLMSNPHYLEVLGKTGPA, from the coding sequence ATGCTGCGCGGAATGGCGACGAGCACCTTTTACGCCGACGACCTCGAGGCCGCCAAGGACTGGTATACCGAGTTCTTCGGCGTCGAGCCGTACTACCACGTCCCCAACGGCTACTACGAGTTCCGCATCGGCGACTACCAGCACGAATTCGGCCTCGTGAACCGCGCCTACGCCCCGGAGGGCGCCCGGAACGCACCCGGCGGCGCGATCGTCAACTGGCACGTCGACGACTTGCAGGCGACGTTCGACCGGCTGCTGGAACTCGGCGCGACCGTCTATGACCCGATCACCCCACGCGGGAACGACGGGAGTTTCGTCACCGCCGCGGTGGTCGACCCGTTCGGCAACGTCCTCGGCCTCATGTCGAATCCGCACTACCTCGAGGTCCTCGGCAAGACCGGTCCGGCGTAG
- a CDS encoding Cof-type HAD-IIB family hydrolase — protein MASGGPQLIALDVDGTLLDTGTPISARVVAAVRAAVAAGAHVVVTTGRTVLTTRSVLTELGLREGHALCSNGAVHIDVARGEPVAIQAFDPAPAITALRALFPAMIFAVEKVGIGTWATGAGPGEYSLGEYLLVDHHVLCSEPTPRLNGWLPDGSLEEMLRALRSLRVPGASWVHGEFGPWLTVSRQGVSKGWALEQLRIALGVPDEATLAIGDGYNDREMLRWAAHSVAMANAPSDVRDLADEVTGHVLDDGVATVLERWFRS, from the coding sequence ATGGCATCCGGGGGCCCCCAGCTGATAGCGCTGGACGTGGACGGGACGCTGCTGGACACGGGGACACCGATCAGTGCGCGCGTCGTGGCGGCGGTGCGCGCGGCCGTAGCGGCGGGCGCACACGTCGTGGTGACCACCGGCCGCACGGTGCTGACCACACGTTCGGTGCTCACCGAACTCGGTCTGCGCGAAGGGCATGCGTTGTGCTCGAACGGCGCCGTGCACATCGACGTGGCACGGGGCGAGCCGGTCGCGATCCAGGCGTTCGATCCCGCGCCCGCGATCACCGCGTTGCGCGCGCTCTTCCCGGCGATGATCTTCGCCGTGGAGAAGGTCGGCATCGGCACCTGGGCCACCGGGGCCGGCCCGGGTGAATACTCTCTCGGGGAGTACCTGCTCGTCGACCACCACGTGCTGTGCAGCGAACCCACCCCGCGACTGAACGGTTGGTTGCCGGACGGTTCGCTCGAGGAGATGCTGCGCGCGCTGCGCTCCTTGCGCGTGCCGGGTGCGAGCTGGGTGCACGGCGAGTTCGGGCCGTGGCTCACCGTTTCCCGGCAGGGGGTCTCCAAGGGATGGGCGCTGGAACAGCTGCGCATCGCCCTCGGTGTCCCGGACGAGGCGACGCTGGCCATCGGTGACGGCTACAACGACCGGGAAATGCTGCGCTGGGCAGCCCATTCGGTCGCGATGGCCAACGCGCCCTCGGATGTTCGCGATCTCGCCGATGAAGTGACCGGCCACGTTCTGGACGACGGCGTCGCCACCGTGCTGGAGCGCTGGTTCCGTTCCTGA
- a CDS encoding YafY family transcriptional regulator has protein sequence MRADRLVAILLMMQNRGRVTAAQVAAELETSVATARRDLEALSAAGVPVYPQPGRGGGWSLVGGARTDLSGLTAGEARALFLLAGPSAGAVPEAKSALRKLVRALPQTFRDDAQAAADAVVIDPARWGATDRELPPVVALLQRAVVQRNKVRLRYANRTGERSERIVDPWGLADKDAVWYLIAGTERGQRTFRVDRISEASLTDEPAHRPDDFDLPTAWAQVVEEMEQRRATTAATVLISERLLPVLRDQQGRNCVVDGPVADGRVQVRVTAPTAWMLAQQLAGWGASIEVLGPPEVREELARLGAELLDRYAKDGRPGM, from the coding sequence ATGCGAGCGGACAGGTTGGTGGCGATCCTGCTGATGATGCAGAACCGAGGCCGCGTGACGGCCGCGCAGGTGGCGGCGGAACTCGAGACCTCGGTCGCGACCGCGCGCCGGGACCTGGAAGCGCTCTCCGCCGCCGGGGTGCCGGTGTATCCGCAGCCGGGGCGGGGCGGCGGATGGTCGCTGGTGGGAGGTGCGCGCACGGATCTGAGCGGTCTGACGGCGGGGGAGGCGCGGGCGTTGTTCCTTCTGGCCGGTCCCTCCGCGGGGGCGGTGCCGGAGGCCAAGTCCGCGCTGCGCAAACTGGTCCGCGCGCTACCGCAGACGTTCCGGGACGACGCGCAGGCGGCCGCCGACGCCGTGGTGATCGACCCGGCGCGCTGGGGTGCGACCGACCGCGAGCTGCCGCCGGTGGTGGCGCTGCTGCAACGGGCGGTCGTGCAGCGCAACAAGGTCCGGCTGCGCTATGCGAACCGGACCGGCGAGCGGTCCGAGCGCATCGTCGACCCGTGGGGCCTGGCCGACAAGGACGCCGTCTGGTATTTGATCGCCGGAACCGAGCGGGGGCAGCGGACGTTCCGCGTGGACCGGATCTCCGAAGCCTCCCTCACCGACGAACCGGCCCATCGCCCGGACGATTTCGATCTCCCCACCGCTTGGGCGCAGGTGGTCGAGGAGATGGAGCAGCGGCGCGCGACCACCGCCGCCACGGTGTTGATCTCCGAACGCCTCTTGCCCGTCCTGCGTGACCAGCAGGGTAGGAACTGCGTGGTGGACGGCCCGGTCGCCGACGGACGCGTTCAGGTCCGCGTCACCGCCCCGACCGCCTGGATGCTCGCCCAGCAGTTGGCCGGCTGGGGCGCCTCGATCGAGGTCCTCGGTCCTCCCGAGGTCCGGGAAGAACTCGCCCGCCTCGGCGCCGAACTACTCGACCGCTACGCGAAGGACGGGCGGCCCGGCATGTGA
- a CDS encoding sirohydrochlorin chelatase, which produces MAVSRALSGALPVVRASAPGRSGSATARLGRPPAVLGDSPRPPALIAVAHGSRDPRSAATVAEAVAAVAAARPDLDVRTAFLDLTAPSVEQVVAAVAAEGHTHAVVTPLLLGSAFHARVDLPGLLAAARARHLGLRLTQADVLGAGPGLIEALRDRVLAAGGEAGHLSGGRRLGVAVAAVGSSSTAANTRTAEVATRLRARTGWHTEICFATTEPSVTEAISRLRARGADQVLIAPWFLAPGLLTDRLADAAPQAIHADVLGAHPALTQVILDRYHAAIAQTRALSA; this is translated from the coding sequence ATGGCTGTGTCGCGAGCTCTTTCCGGCGCCTTGCCGGTCGTGCGCGCGAGCGCACCGGGCCGCTCGGGTTCCGCGACAGCCCGGCTCGGTCGCCCACCGGCGGTACTCGGTGACAGCCCACGGCCGCCCGCGCTGATCGCGGTCGCTCACGGCAGTCGCGATCCACGCTCGGCGGCGACCGTCGCGGAGGCGGTCGCCGCCGTGGCGGCCGCGCGGCCGGATCTCGACGTCCGGACGGCGTTCCTCGATCTCACCGCCCCGTCGGTCGAACAGGTCGTGGCTGCGGTCGCCGCCGAGGGACACACGCACGCGGTGGTTACCCCGCTGTTGCTCGGCAGCGCCTTCCACGCCAGGGTCGACCTGCCCGGCCTGCTGGCCGCGGCCCGCGCCCGTCATCTCGGGCTGCGCCTGACCCAGGCCGACGTGCTCGGCGCGGGCCCCGGGCTGATCGAGGCGTTGCGCGACCGGGTACTCGCCGCCGGTGGCGAGGCCGGGCACCTCTCGGGGGGCCGGCGTCTCGGTGTCGCGGTCGCGGCGGTCGGATCGTCGTCGACCGCCGCCAACACCCGGACCGCCGAAGTCGCCACCCGCCTGCGCGCCCGCACCGGCTGGCACACCGAGATCTGCTTCGCGACCACCGAACCGTCGGTGACCGAGGCGATTTCGCGACTACGCGCCCGCGGCGCGGACCAGGTGCTGATCGCGCCGTGGTTCCTCGCACCGGGACTGCTGACCGATCGCCTGGCCGACGCCGCGCCGCAGGCCATCCACGCGGACGTTCTCGGCGCGCATCCGGCCCTCACCCAGGTCATCTTGGACCGCTATCACGCGGCGATCGCGCAGACCCGCGCGCTTTCTGCCTGA
- a CDS encoding Hsp70 family protein yields MTTGLGFSIGAVNSVTASVAAELPRPAARSRRTAVTFDSAGGLRLGGIAQFSMAVTDFADLGRDPEAVVVGGRIWSPANLVAAVVNELRAVEPGASEAGVVTTYPAMYSDKQVALLRQALDLSGAGDVLLVPEPVAAAEWLEHQQGPLETSFVLVYDLGGTSLDVSIVRVGPDWDNHPMIGKPVRSYDFGGRPLGSMIARYAPDVPAESAGLSMTSIVDIDGLRVAHVQDSLQLVRECVREAGITLSDIGRILLVGGAARPAEVARTLAELGRPVVISADPGQTVAAGAALMAARTMALGASDGRSSAPRVAVFSSAAVVSAVAMSAVTVFGGPTVPELSPMLERLPELGMPGDSLLVDVGSERLAEAWSRMAAPTAWNSSRALPSLLSQQPSAYTRFITPAPRSAGHGPSLAESQLGTHRAPWKCCAPNGLRYRGYGDPAYFVNPLPFAPVVSPVPGDIAQPPAPGQPPAAGQPPVPGQPPAAGQPGVPGQTPGAGLPPASGQIPAPGTVTPPVGSPGSTAPAPQNGSAPAASGGTTAGNSVGGASTGTSGTQGSGTGAHGDSSATSSSGASSSAGGSTGESSGDSDATASGGTASGGHSAGEDASTGAHGSSGDSSSGGSSSGGSAGNSATHNSSSGGSTGPANGSSQAGSAGGSSTGGSSSTGGSASGGRPGGASSAGGRPGGNSSGASSSGGSSSRSGSVGGSSTGGSSAGGAGGGARGR; encoded by the coding sequence ATGACTACAGGTCTGGGTTTCAGCATCGGTGCGGTGAACTCCGTGACGGCTTCGGTCGCCGCGGAACTACCACGGCCGGCGGCGCGGTCTCGGCGCACCGCGGTGACCTTCGACAGCGCCGGTGGACTGCGCCTCGGCGGGATCGCGCAATTCAGCATGGCGGTCACGGATTTCGCCGACCTGGGCCGCGACCCGGAAGCGGTGGTCGTCGGCGGCCGCATATGGTCACCGGCGAATCTCGTCGCCGCGGTCGTCAACGAGCTGCGGGCGGTGGAGCCGGGTGCGTCCGAAGCGGGCGTCGTGACCACCTACCCCGCGATGTATTCCGACAAGCAGGTCGCGCTGCTGCGACAGGCGCTGGACCTATCCGGGGCGGGCGACGTGCTCCTGGTGCCCGAGCCCGTCGCGGCCGCGGAATGGCTGGAACACCAGCAGGGTCCGCTCGAGACCAGCTTCGTCCTGGTCTACGACCTCGGCGGCACCAGCCTCGACGTGAGCATCGTGCGCGTCGGCCCGGACTGGGACAACCATCCGATGATCGGAAAGCCGGTGCGCTCCTATGACTTCGGCGGGCGTCCGCTGGGGTCGATGATCGCGCGGTACGCCCCCGACGTGCCTGCCGAATCCGCGGGACTGTCGATGACGTCCATCGTCGACATCGACGGACTGCGTGTCGCGCACGTGCAGGACTCGCTCCAATTGGTCCGTGAATGTGTGCGGGAGGCGGGCATCACGCTCTCCGACATCGGCCGGATCCTGCTGGTGGGCGGGGCCGCACGCCCCGCCGAAGTCGCCAGGACGCTCGCCGAACTCGGTCGGCCCGTGGTGATCTCGGCCGACCCCGGACAGACGGTCGCCGCGGGCGCCGCCCTCATGGCGGCCCGCACCATGGCGCTCGGCGCGTCGGACGGCCGGTCCAGCGCGCCTCGCGTGGCGGTGTTCTCCAGCGCCGCGGTGGTATCGGCGGTCGCGATGTCGGCGGTCACGGTCTTCGGCGGACCGACGGTTCCCGAGCTGTCGCCGATGCTCGAGCGTCTTCCGGAACTCGGGATGCCGGGGGACAGTCTGCTGGTCGACGTCGGGAGCGAGCGCCTCGCCGAGGCTTGGTCCCGGATGGCCGCGCCGACCGCGTGGAACTCGAGCCGGGCGCTGCCGTCGTTGCTGTCGCAGCAGCCCTCCGCCTACACGCGATTCATCACGCCGGCTCCCCGCAGCGCCGGCCATGGTCCTTCGCTGGCCGAGTCGCAGCTCGGCACACATCGTGCCCCGTGGAAGTGCTGCGCCCCGAACGGCTTGCGCTACCGGGGATACGGTGATCCGGCCTACTTCGTGAATCCGCTTCCGTTCGCCCCGGTCGTCAGTCCCGTACCCGGGGATATCGCGCAACCGCCTGCTCCCGGGCAGCCCCCGGCTGCCGGGCAACCGCCTGTCCCCGGGCAGCCTCCGGCAGCCGGTCAGCCGGGTGTGCCGGGGCAGACGCCCGGAGCGGGTCTGCCGCCTGCCTCGGGGCAGATCCCGGCTCCAGGCACCGTGACGCCGCCCGTGGGATCACCGGGCTCGACTGCTCCCGCACCGCAGAATGGTTCGGCACCGGCGGCGTCCGGCGGGACGACTGCGGGAAATTCGGTGGGCGGCGCATCCACCGGAACATCCGGCACGCAGGGTTCCGGCACGGGCGCCCATGGTGACTCCTCCGCGACGAGTTCGTCAGGTGCTTCATCGTCCGCAGGCGGGTCGACCGGTGAGTCCTCCGGCGACTCCGATGCGACAGCATCCGGCGGAACTGCTTCCGGCGGCCACTCCGCAGGTGAGGACGCATCGACCGGCGCGCACGGATCGTCCGGCGACTCGTCGTCGGGTGGGTCGTCCTCGGGCGGATCGGCCGGGAATTCCGCGACGCACAATTCGTCCTCGGGCGGGTCCACCGGTCCCGCGAACGGTTCGTCACAAGCCGGATCGGCTGGTGGATCCTCGACGGGTGGATCGTCCTCGACAGGCGGATCCGCGTCGGGCGGACGTCCGGGTGGAGCGTCGTCCGCGGGTGGTCGTCCGGGCGGGAACTCCTCGGGCGCTTCGTCATCCGGCGGTTCGTCGAGCCGTTCGGGCTCGGTCGGGGGATCATCGACAGGCGGATCGTCGGCCGGTGGCGCGGGAGGCGGAGCCCGCGGCCGGTAG
- a CDS encoding SDR family oxidoreductase, with the protein MATRFAQQVVLITGATSGVGKAVALRVASEGAAVVLGARGKEAGEQVAADIRAAGGRALFVPTDVTVEQDLARLTDAALSEFGRLDAAFNNAGAVNAFGPVAQIDEAGWRADLELNLTSVFYGLRQQVPALAASGGGAILNNASNLGVVGMGSVAPYVAAKHGVVGLTRAVALEAADQGVRVNALVSGAVDTPAFRNSMGATPEGEAAIAALHPIGRIAAPEEIASFCAYLLSAEASFVTGAALAIDGGFTAR; encoded by the coding sequence ATGGCAACACGATTCGCGCAGCAGGTCGTACTGATCACCGGCGCGACTTCGGGCGTGGGCAAGGCGGTGGCGCTGCGCGTCGCGAGCGAAGGCGCCGCGGTCGTGCTGGGCGCCCGTGGCAAGGAGGCGGGCGAGCAGGTGGCCGCCGACATCCGCGCGGCAGGCGGCCGGGCACTGTTCGTGCCGACCGATGTCACAGTCGAACAGGACCTCGCCCGGCTGACCGACGCCGCGCTGTCGGAATTCGGCCGCCTCGACGCGGCATTCAACAACGCGGGCGCGGTGAACGCCTTCGGTCCGGTCGCGCAGATCGACGAAGCCGGCTGGCGCGCCGATCTGGAGCTCAATCTCACCAGCGTGTTCTACGGCCTGCGGCAGCAGGTTCCCGCGCTGGCGGCCTCCGGCGGCGGCGCGATCCTGAACAACGCGTCGAATCTCGGGGTGGTCGGCATGGGCTCGGTGGCGCCGTACGTGGCCGCCAAACACGGGGTGGTCGGCTTGACTCGCGCCGTGGCGCTCGAAGCCGCCGATCAAGGCGTGCGGGTCAACGCATTGGTGTCGGGAGCAGTCGACACCCCGGCTTTCCGGAACTCGATGGGCGCGACGCCGGAAGGCGAGGCCGCCATCGCCGCCCTGCACCCGATAGGCCGCATCGCGGCGCCGGAGGAGATCGCCTCGTTCTGCGCCTACCTGCTCAGCGCCGAAGCGAGTTTCGTCACCGGCGCCGCGCTGGCCATCGACGGTGGTTTCACCGCGCGGTGA
- a CDS encoding TetR/AcrR family transcriptional regulator, whose protein sequence is MTKSVTAGGQPRDTDQRLAKGARARASIARRAADVASVEGLNGISIGRLATDLGLSKSGIATLFGSKESLQLAAVGSARQVFIDAVITPSLSEPAGLPRLRALVERWFGQVTDPAFPGGCFRVATLAEFDSKPGPVRDAIAEDRRDWLAWLVKEIHRTQEQGHLGGRAADAVAFELDAVIAAAHNARQLGDERGVATARAIVDDLLG, encoded by the coding sequence ATGACCAAGTCCGTCACCGCAGGCGGTCAGCCTCGCGACACCGATCAGCGCCTGGCCAAAGGGGCGCGGGCACGGGCGTCGATCGCTCGCCGCGCCGCCGACGTGGCGTCCGTGGAAGGGCTCAACGGCATCAGCATCGGCCGACTGGCCACGGATCTGGGGCTCAGCAAGAGCGGGATCGCGACCCTCTTCGGCAGCAAGGAGAGCTTGCAACTCGCGGCGGTCGGATCCGCGCGGCAGGTCTTCATCGACGCGGTCATCACGCCGAGCCTGAGCGAGCCCGCGGGACTACCGCGCCTGCGCGCCTTGGTCGAGCGCTGGTTCGGCCAGGTGACCGACCCGGCATTCCCCGGCGGGTGCTTCCGGGTGGCGACCCTCGCCGAATTCGACAGCAAGCCGGGACCGGTGCGCGATGCCATCGCCGAAGACCGTCGGGACTGGCTCGCGTGGCTGGTGAAGGAGATTCACCGTACTCAGGAGCAGGGGCATCTCGGCGGCCGCGCCGCCGATGCCGTCGCGTTCGAATTGGATGCGGTCATCGCCGCGGCGCACAACGCACGGCAGTTGGGTGACGAGCGGGGCGTCGCCACCGCGCGCGCCATAGTCGACGACCTGCTCGGTTGA
- a CDS encoding 50S ribosome-binding GTPase — protein sequence MSDLLRLATAGSVDDGKSTLVGRLLYDTKSVLADQIDAVTRASVDKGLATPDLSLLVDGLRAEREQGITIDVAYRYFATPRRSFVLADTPGHVQYTRNTVSGASTAQLVILLVDARKGVIEQTRRHAAVLALLGVPKLVLAVNKIDLVDDAAGVFAAISAEFNELTRTLGWSSEDVLEIPVSALHGDNIATRSDNTPYYDGPSLIEHLESVPVDADSTGNHALGLRFPVQYVIRPRTAEHPDYRGYAGQIAAGAVAPGDEVVVLPSGIRTTVERIDTPDGELAVAQAGRSVTLILADDVDISRGDIIASTADAPEPVDAFDATVCWLGDKPLRPGARLLLKHGTRTTQAIVGTLLERFDEQRLAADPNPESLALNDIGRISVRVAEPIPADDYRANRHTGSFLLIDPAGGNTLAAGLVGDVLSAVEVGAGA from the coding sequence ATGTCCGACCTATTGAGGCTGGCCACCGCCGGTTCTGTCGACGACGGCAAGTCCACTCTGGTCGGACGCCTGCTCTACGACACGAAATCCGTTCTGGCCGACCAGATCGACGCCGTCACCCGAGCGTCGGTGGACAAAGGTCTGGCCACACCGGATCTGTCGCTGCTCGTGGACGGGCTGCGCGCGGAACGTGAACAGGGCATCACCATCGATGTCGCCTACCGGTACTTCGCCACTCCGCGCCGCTCTTTCGTGCTCGCGGACACCCCCGGGCACGTGCAATACACCCGCAACACCGTGTCCGGCGCGTCCACCGCGCAGTTGGTGATCCTGCTCGTCGACGCGCGCAAGGGCGTCATCGAGCAGACCCGCAGGCATGCCGCCGTGCTCGCGCTGCTGGGTGTGCCGAAGCTGGTGCTCGCGGTGAACAAGATCGATCTGGTGGACGACGCCGCCGGCGTGTTCGCCGCGATCTCCGCGGAGTTCAACGAGCTCACCCGCACACTGGGCTGGTCGAGCGAGGACGTGCTGGAGATCCCGGTCTCGGCGCTGCACGGCGACAACATCGCCACCCGCTCGGACAACACCCCCTACTACGACGGCCCCTCGCTCATCGAGCATCTGGAATCGGTGCCGGTCGACGCCGACAGCACCGGCAATCACGCTTTGGGCTTGCGGTTCCCGGTGCAGTACGTGATCCGCCCGCGCACCGCGGAGCACCCGGACTACCGCGGCTACGCAGGGCAGATCGCCGCGGGCGCGGTCGCTCCGGGCGACGAGGTCGTGGTGCTGCCTTCGGGCATCCGTACGACCGTGGAGCGGATCGACACCCCCGACGGCGAGCTCGCGGTGGCGCAGGCCGGACGCAGCGTCACGCTCATCCTGGCCGACGATGTCGACATCTCCCGGGGCGACATCATCGCCTCGACCGCCGACGCGCCCGAGCCCGTCGATGCCTTCGACGCCACCGTGTGCTGGCTGGGTGACAAGCCGCTGCGCCCCGGCGCGCGACTGCTGCTCAAGCACGGCACCCGGACCACCCAGGCGATCGTCGGCACGCTGCTGGAGCGTTTCGACGAGCAGCGCCTGGCGGCCGATCCCAACCCGGAGTCGTTGGCACTCAACGACATCGGGCGCATCTCGGTCCGGGTCGCCGAGCCGATCCCGGCCGACGACTACCGGGCGAACCGGCACACCGGCAGTTTCCTGCTGATCGACCCGGCCGGCGGGAATACGCTGGCGGCCGGTCTGGTCGGCGACGTGTTGTCCGCCGTCGAGGTCGGCGCCGGAGCCTGA
- a CDS encoding MFS transporter translates to MTDASVRLDSPPPATAATRILLIACGAAFIAFLDLSVVNIAFPSIARDYPGTATTTLTWVVSGYAVAFAALLTPAGRFADALGRRKLFLGALAGFAATSLLCGLAPTAGWLIAGRVLQGATAALMVPSALGLVLAATPRERIGAAIGAWSAAGGFAAVVGPALGGALVEGFDWRAIFVINVPVAVLLIAAATRIPAPTGRPSGGALPDPVGTVAVAAGLGGLVAGVTEGQRWGWTSAGTLTALIGGGLLVLATLARSARHHHPAIAVELWRSKSYALANATSFVFGAAMFAWLLSGPLFLDAIWGYSVLGSAGAMTIGAVASMVTATVAGRVGSLTARRWLGVLGASMFVACAVWMSTGAFGSTPALWSAWVPAGVLGGGGIGFVVTVLGTAAASSLPPQQFAAGTGMNLTARQVGGALGVAVLAAVFAAHPDDSLGAFHILFAVCAGIAAVAACLAALPTSTPSPSTDN, encoded by the coding sequence ATGACCGACGCGTCCGTGCGGCTCGACAGCCCGCCGCCCGCGACCGCGGCTACCCGCATCTTGCTGATCGCGTGCGGCGCGGCATTCATCGCTTTTCTCGACCTCTCGGTCGTCAACATCGCCTTCCCCTCGATCGCCCGGGACTACCCCGGCACGGCCACCACCACGCTCACCTGGGTCGTCAGCGGATACGCGGTCGCTTTCGCCGCCCTGCTCACTCCGGCCGGACGTTTCGCCGACGCGCTCGGCCGCCGCAAGCTCTTCCTCGGGGCGCTCGCCGGTTTCGCGGCCACCTCCCTGCTGTGCGGGCTCGCGCCGACGGCGGGCTGGCTCATCGCGGGCCGGGTCCTGCAAGGCGCCACGGCTGCGCTGATGGTGCCGTCCGCCCTCGGCTTGGTGCTCGCCGCAACCCCGCGGGAGAGGATCGGCGCGGCCATCGGAGCATGGTCGGCCGCCGGCGGGTTCGCCGCGGTGGTCGGGCCCGCGCTGGGCGGCGCGCTGGTCGAAGGGTTCGACTGGCGAGCGATCTTCGTGATCAACGTGCCGGTGGCCGTCCTGCTCATCGCGGCGGCGACGCGCATCCCGGCACCGACCGGCCGCCCCTCGGGGGGCGCGCTGCCGGATCCGGTCGGCACCGTCGCGGTGGCGGCCGGCCTGGGCGGCCTGGTCGCGGGCGTCACCGAAGGGCAACGCTGGGGCTGGACCTCGGCGGGGACGCTGACCGCGCTGATCGGCGGTGGACTCCTGGTCCTCGCCACCCTCGCACGTTCGGCCCGCCACCACCATCCCGCGATCGCGGTGGAACTCTGGCGCAGCAAGTCGTACGCGCTGGCCAACGCGACCTCGTTCGTCTTCGGGGCCGCCATGTTCGCCTGGCTGCTGTCGGGACCGCTGTTCCTCGACGCGATCTGGGGCTACTCGGTGCTCGGCTCCGCGGGGGCGATGACCATCGGGGCGGTGGCTTCGATGGTGACGGCGACGGTCGCCGGCCGAGTCGGCTCGCTCACAGCCAGGCGATGGCTCGGCGTGCTCGGCGCCTCGATGTTCGTCGCGTGCGCCGTGTGGATGAGCACGGGCGCCTTCGGTTCCACTCCAGCCCTGTGGTCGGCGTGGGTTCCGGCCGGCGTGCTCGGCGGTGGCGGCATCGGCTTCGTGGTCACCGTGCTCGGCACCGCGGCCGCGAGTTCCCTTCCGCCGCAGCAGTTCGCCGCCGGAACCGGCATGAATCTGACGGCGCGGCAAGTGGGCGGCGCACTCGGCGTGGCGGTGCTCGCGGCCGTGTTCGCCGCTCATCCGGACGATTCGCTCGGCGCGTTCCACATTCTCTTCGCCGTGTGCGCCGGCATCGCGGCCGTGGCCGCCTGCCTGGCGGCCCTCCCGACGAGCACTCCGTCCCCGTCCACCGACAACTAG
- a CDS encoding SGNH/GDSL hydrolase family protein — protein MSDNDIRTEANDPLLLPLAEQRRLLADAPWQRYAVLGDSIAQGVGDPSPGYDPRGWADRVAAVLAEARPGLAYLNTGRIGATSDQVLAEQLPAVLEFRPDLVHLTCGGNDLFLAGGDLTQLRTNLDTLFGTLARTGAQVVTFTLADVWEVERMAPMRPMRDRMAALNDLVRELAARYDALLLELWDHPLRLREDLMSADLIHFSMSGHAVLASDMVRMLAGHVLAPR, from the coding sequence ATGAGCGACAACGACATTCGCACCGAAGCCAATGATCCACTGCTGCTGCCCCTCGCCGAGCAGCGACGCCTGCTCGCCGACGCACCGTGGCAGCGCTACGCGGTGCTCGGCGACTCCATCGCGCAGGGCGTCGGCGACCCGAGCCCGGGATACGACCCCAGAGGCTGGGCCGACCGCGTCGCAGCCGTGCTCGCCGAGGCTCGCCCAGGTCTGGCCTACCTGAATACCGGCCGGATCGGCGCCACCTCCGACCAGGTCCTGGCCGAACAGTTGCCCGCCGTGCTCGAGTTCCGGCCCGACCTCGTCCACCTCACCTGCGGAGGCAACGATTTGTTCCTGGCGGGCGGCGATCTCACCCAGCTGCGGACGAACCTGGACACGCTGTTCGGCACACTGGCCCGCACCGGGGCCCAGGTCGTCACCTTCACCCTGGCCGACGTCTGGGAAGTCGAGCGCATGGCCCCCATGCGCCCGATGCGCGATCGGATGGCCGCGCTCAACGATCTGGTCCGCGAGCTGGCCGCCCGCTACGACGCGCTGCTGCTCGAACTCTGGGATCACCCGCTGCGCCTGCGCGAGGATCTGATGAGCGCCGACCTCATCCACTTCAGCATGAGCGGGCACGCCGTCCTCGCCTCGGACATGGTGCGCATGTTGGCCGGTCACGTTCTGGCGCCGCGCTGA